A window of Variovorax sp. HW608 genomic DNA:
GGTATTGACCACGATCTGCTGGTTGAGATCGCCCTGCCCGATGTGCCGCGCGCCGCGCGCCAAGGTGCGGATCGGCCGCACCATGCTGCGCGCGAGCACCGAGGCCGCCACGGCCGAGATCAGCAGCCCAGCGAGCAGCAGCACCGCGGCGCGCAGGAACGAGGCATCGAGCTTGGCGTAGACCTCGCCGATGGGTTGCTCGACGAACACCTTCCAGCCCAGCGGCTTGATGCGCGCCATCGAGGTCAGCACCGCCCTGCCCTGCAGGTCGCGCGACACCATCGCATCGCCTTCGAGCGCGCCCGCATCGGCATCCGCCGCCTGCACGTGCGGCAGCGCGGCGAAGCTGGTCTTGCGCAGCACGAGGCCGATGTCCGGGTCCGCGATGAGCAGCCCGTTGCTGTCGAGCACGTAGGCCTTGCCTTTCTCGCCGATCTGGATGCGCGAGACCACGTCCCAGATGAACTTGAGGTTGAGCTCCGCCACCGTCACCGGGCCCTTCTCGCCGCCGGCGCGGACCGCGACCGTCATGTAGGGCTCGGTGTCGCGGTTGAAGTAGACCGGGCCGAACCATGCCGAGTCCGCAGCCGCGTGGCGGAAGGCGGCCTCGCGCGAGCGATCCTTGCCCGAGCCCATCACGTCCATGCCCAGGCGCGACACCGCGATCTGCTCGCGGCCGTCGCGGCCGATCTGCGCGATGTCGGTCACTTCCGGGGCCTGCCGCAGCAGGCGCCAGAACTCGGTGCGGCGCGATTCCAGGTCCGAGGCATCGAGCTGCGCGAGCGACGCATAGGCGAGCTGCTGCGTCATGTGCTCCACGTACTGCTCGATGCGCGACGCCGCGCCGAGCGCCTTCTCGTGCTGCAGGCTGGCGAGCGCCGCCTTGTTCTCCTGGTAGGAGAAGTAGAGGCTGATCGCGCTCGACACCAGCAGCACGGCGGTGACCAGCGAGAGGATCAGCAGGAAGTACTTGCGAAACAGCCGCCCGCGATGCACTTCCCGCGTGGCCTGCGAGAAGACCGTGAAGCGACGGCCGCTGCCGTCGGCCGTCGACGCTGGCTCGCCCGAAAGCGAGCTGGGAGACGAGTCCGGGGGCGTCATGGCCCTGCCATTGGACATCGCCGCCCGCGCCGAGGGAAGACCGCGCCGCTACGCCGATTGGCCGATGCATGGCCGCCCGGCAGCGCGGAAGTGGCACAGGCAAGGCGGCCGAAGCGGCGCAAAATCCCCGTTCGAAGCACGCTGGCCACCCGAGGAGACGCGATGCCCGGCAAGTTCCTGCGGTTCCTGCTCTGCGCCGCGCTGCTGGCGGCCGGAGCCTCATCGCCGGCGCAGCAGCCGGCGAAGAAGACGGTGCGCATCGGCTACCTCGCGGCCGTCTCCGCCGTCGCCGACGCACCGCGCCTGGCGGCCTTCCGGCAGGGCCTGCGCGACCTCGGCTATGTCGAAGGGCAGAACCTCCAGATCGACTACCGCCACGAGAGCGAGGACCTCGGCCGGCTCCCCCAGCACGCCGCGGACCTCGTGGCCATGAACATCGACGTGCTGGTGGCCGTGACCACCAACGCGGCGCAGGCGGCGAAGAAGACGACATCGACCGTGCCGATCGTCTTCATGGGCGTGACGGACCCGATCAGCGCCGGCCTCGCCGAAAGCCTCGCGCGCCCCGGCGGCAATGCGACCGGCATCACCAACGTGGCGGCGATCCTCACCGGCAAGCGGCTGGAGATCCTGAAGGAGACGAATCCGAAGATGGTGCGCGTCGCGGTGCTGTGGGACCCGAAGGCGCCCGGCTCCATTCCGCAATGGGAAGCCAGCCAGCAGCCGGCGCGGCAACTCGGACTGGAGCTCTACTCGATGGAGGCGAGCAGCGCGCAGAGCTACGCCGAAGCATTCAGGCAGGCGGTCCAGGCGGGCAGCCACGCGGTGTGGGTGACGCTGAATCCGGTCGCCAATTCCAACCAGAAGCTGATCGCGGATCTCGCGATCGAGAACAAGCTGCCGTCGATCTGCGCACGCGGCGACTATGCCGAGAACGGCTGCCTGATGGCCTACGGCCCCGGCTATGGCAACGAGGGCAAGGACGGCGCGCGCTACGTGGTGCGCATCCTCAAGGGCGCGAAGCCGGCCGACCTGCCGATCGAGCAGCCGACGAAGTTCGAGCTGCTGATCAACCTGAACACGGCGAAACGGCTGGGCTACGTGATTCCGCGCTCGGTGCTGACGCGGGCGGACAGGGTGATCCAGTGACGCTGTACGGCGTAGGCACAATATCGCCCCTCATGCGAATCCACGAACTCAGGCGCCGGCTCCACGAAGCCGGCGCGGGCCCACTCCACGAGCACCGGGTGCTGCGCCTGTGGTCCCATGCGCTGCCGCGCAACAGCGGCCGGCGCCTGCCCGAGAGCTTCTTTCCGTCGTCGCTGCTCGCTGCCCTGCCCGGCATCGAAGCCGATCTGGCGGCGCTGGCGCGCATCCACTCGGTGCACCCCGGCAGCGATGGTTCGGAGCGCCTGCTGGTCGCCCTCGCGGACGGCCAGACGGTGGAAAGCGTGCTGCTGCCGCGCGGCGGCCTGTGCGTCTCGTCGCAGGTCGGCTGCGCGGTCGGCTGCCGCTTCTGCATGACCGGCCGGGACGGCCTGCTGCGCAAGCTCGGCAGCGCCGAGATCGTGGCCCAGGTCGCGCTCGCGCGCCAGCGCCGTCCGGTGCGCAAGGTGGTCTTCATGGGCATGGGCGAACCGGCGCACAACCTCGACAACGTGATCGAAGCGATCGACCTGCTCGGCACCGCGGGCGACATCGGCCACAAGAACCTCGTGTTCTCCACCGTGGGCGACCCGCGCGCCTTCGAGCGGCTGCAAGAGGGCCGCGTGAAACCGGCGCTCGCGCTGTCGCTGCACACGACCCGCGCCGAGCTGCGCCGCAAGCTCCTGCCGCGCGCGCCGAACCTGGCGCCCGAGGAACTGGTGGCCGAATGCGAACGCTATGCGCGCGCCACCGGCTACCCGATCCAGTACCAGTGGACGCTGCTCGAAGGCATCAACGACGGCGAGGACGAGATCGAAGGCATCGTGCGGCTGCTCTCGGGCAAGTACGGCGTGCTGAACATGATCCCCTTCAACACGGTCGACGGCACCGGCTTCAACCGCCCGTCGTTCGAGCGCTGCAGGCAGATCGCCCGCACGCTGCACGAGCGGGGCATCCTCACGAAGCTGCGCTACTCGGCGGGGCAGGACGTGGATGGCGGCTGCGGACAGCTGCGGGCGCGGGTGGGGGAGGTGCAGCAAGTGCGGATGCTGGACCTGCGCTCGGTGGAACCGGGTTAGCCGAGCGGCGCTGCTTGCGTCTTGGATTTGTCGTATTTTTGGGATAAATTTCCCAAAATGGACGCCCGCTCGAAGATGCATCAGGCCCTGGAAGCCGCGGTCACGAATGTGCTGCGCGCCCTGTTCCGGGTGCTGCTGCGTCATTCCATGTCCTATTCCGCCTTCGACGAGCTGGCACGGCGCGCCTATGTCGAGGTGGCCATGAAGGACTTCGCCATCGACGGCAAGAAGTCGACCATCTCGCGCGCCTCCATCCTCTCGGGACTCACCCGCAAGGAGGTGCGGCGGCTGCTTTCGCTGCCCGCACGCGAATCGGTGGAAAGTGGCGGCGAGCGCTACAACCGTGCCGCCCGCGTGCTCACCGGATGGGTACGCGACCCCGACTTCCTCGACGATGCCGGCGAACCGCGCGCACTGCCGATGGACGGCCCCCGGGGCTTCGCCGAACTGGTGCGGCGCCACAGCGGCGACATGCCGGCACGCGCGGTGCTCGACGAGTTGCATCGGGTGGGTGCCGTGCACTGGCATGACGACCAGCATGTGCAACTGCATGCCCGCGCCTACGTGCCGGCCGGCAGCGAATCCGACAAGCTGGGCATCCTGGGCCAGGACGTGGCGGCGCTCATCGCCACGATCGACCACAACATCCAGCACGGCGCCGGCGACCCGCGCTTCCAGCGCAAGGTGATGTACGACGCCATCCCGCGCAGCGACCTGCCGGCCTTTCGCAAGCTCAGCGCCACCCAGGCGCAGTCGCTCCTGGAGCGGATGGATCGCTGGCTGCAGGTGCGCGACAGGGTGGCCACTGCAGGCAAGGACGACGATTGCGCCGGCACGCCACGCATGCGCATCGGCCTGGGCATTTACTACTTCGAGGAGCCGGAGGCTCCTTCATCCCAAGGAGAAACACGATGAAGATTCAAAGATTCCTGGCCGCGGGCGTTGCCTCGTGTTCCCTGCTCCTCGCGGCGTGTGGCGGCGGCGGCGGGGGCTTCGCGGGCGGCGGCATCGGAGGGACCGGCGCGAGCGCGGACAAGGGCACCATGCGCGTCTCAATGACGGACGCCCCGGCCTGCGGCTACGACGCGGTCAACGTCACGATCGACAAGGTGCGCGTGAACCAGAGCAGCGACGCCGCGGACACCGCCAGCGGCTGGGTGGACATTGCGCTGGCCAGTCCGCAGCGCGTGGACCTGCTCACGCTGACCAACGGCGTGCTCTTTCCGCTCGGCGAAGCGCCGCTTCCGGCCGGCAAGTACCAGCAGATGCGCCTGGTCCTGGTGGACAACACGCAAGCCAATCCGCTGGCGAACTCGGTCAAGCCCACCGGTGGCAGCGAGACGCCGCTGGACACCCCGAGCGCCCAGCAAAGCGGCCTGAAGCTCAACATGAACGTCGACGTGCCGGCCGGCCAGGTGCTGGATGTGGTGATGGACTTCGACGCCTGCAAGTCCGTGGTGAAGCGCGGCAACTCCGGCCACTACAACCTCAAGCCGGTGATCACCGTGGTGCCGGTCGTCAACAGCGGCGGCCAGCGGATCCAGGGCTGGGTCGATCCGTCGCTGGCGGCCGGCACCACCTTCATTTCGCTGCAGTCGCAAAGCCAGCCGGTCAAGGCCAGCATCCCGGACGGCGGCGGCCGCTTCGTTCTGTTCCCGGTTCCGGTCGGCAACTACGACCTGGTGGTGACCTCGGCGGATCACGCCACCGCGGTCGTCATGGGCGTGCCGGTCAGCGCGACCGCAGTCACCAGCGTCGGCAGCGACAGCGTGCGGATCAACCCGCCGGGCACGCTCATGCGCGCGGTCAGCGGAACGGTGAGCCCGGCCAGCGCGACGGTGCGCGCGTTGCAGAACCTCAGCGGCGGGCCGGGCATCGAGGTGGCGTCGCCCCCGGTGGATGCGACGAGCGGTGCATTCAGCTTGAATCTGCCCATCGGCGCACCGGTGCGCGCGCCGTTCGCGGCCAATGCGTCCTCGTTCGGCTTCACGGCCGACTCGGCGGTCGCCGGCCTGTACACCATGCAGGCGAACTCCAACGGCAGTGTGCAGAGCACGGCGATCGACACCAACGCGCCGGTGCCGCCGCTCAGCTTCAATCTGCCCTGATCAGCCCGGCCGCGACCTGCGCGGCCATCTCGCCCGTGATGCGCAGGAAGCGGTCGATGTCGGCGGCCGAGTGGCAGTGCAGCGGCGAGACGCGGATCGCGCCCTCGAGGCCGAACGACTGCAGCATGCGCTTCGAGTAGAGGCTGGTCGCGACGCGCTCGTAGACGATCACGCCGCGCTTCTCGTACTCGCGCACCGCCTGCGCATGCTCCAGGCCGTCGATGCCGATCGCGAGGATCAGGTCGCGCCGGCTCAGGTCGTCATGGTCGAGGAACACCTGGACGCCCTCGATCGCGCGCAGTCCCGGCGCCTCGTCGCTGCCGTGCAGCAGGCGCGTCAGCAGGGCGCGCTCGTGCAACTCGATGCGCTCGATGCCGCGTGCGAACAGGGTCCGCCGGGCGCTCGCCCCGCTGAACTGGCTGCCGAGCCAGGAGACGTAGTCGGTGATCTCGGAGATCACCGCGAACTGCCACGGCGCGGCGCTGCCGAGATCCCAGAAGTCCCGGCTCTTGCCCGCGAGCTTGTGATGCGGGAGCACCGAGGCCCGCTCCGAGAGCCAGGACATGCCCGAGCCGCGGCAGCCGAAGAACTTGTAGGGCGCGACGTTGATGCCGTCGATCGGCGTCTTCTCGAGGTCGATCAGCCCGTGCGGCGCATGCTGCACCGCGTCGACGACGATGTAGAGGTCCGGCTTGACCTCGCGCGCGCGCTTCACGATCGATGCGATGTCGAGCTTCGCGCCCGAGATGTTCGATGCGTAGATCACGCTGAGCAGCGCGGTGTCCTGGTCGACCAGGCCGACGATCGCCTCGACGTCGACGCCGCCGGTCACGGGGTTCGAGGGCGCGACGCGCAGTTCGCGGCCGAGCCGCTCCGCATAGAGCGACATCGCATCGAAGGACGACGGATGCTCGAGCACCGTCGTGACCATGTTCGTGCCGGGCACGTTCTCGGCGATCGCGCGCACCATGTCGAACATCGCGCCCGAGGCGGTCAGCGAGGCATAGACGCTGCCGCCTTGCGCATTGAGCATCGTCCGGAAGTCCTGGCTGCCCTTCGCCTGCACGTCCTGCAGGTAGCGCGCGAGCTCGTGGATGCGCTCGGGGCAATCGGGCAGCGCATCGATGCGCCCCGCCTGCTCCACGGCGGCCTTGAGCCGGAACGAGCCGCCCGCGTTGTCGAAGAACAGGCGCTCGCGGCCGTTCATGTCGTGGTCGACGTAGTGGAAGCGGCTCTTGATCTGCGCCATCAGGGGGGTCGGGAAGAGTTCGCCGTGCACGGCAGTCATGTGAGGTTCCTTTGAAGCGGGCCGATGGATTCTGGCGGCGGGCACAGTTTTCCAAAAGCGATATTTTTAGATAGCATCGAGAGAGAAAAAGTGATGCATTGAACCGGCAGGAGCGCGCCCCATGATGACCTTCAAGCAGCTCGAGGCGCTGTACTGGATCGGCGAGCTCGGCAGCTTCGCGCTCGCCGCCAACAAGCTGCACACCTCGCAATCGGCGGTCTCCAAGCGCGTGCACGAGCTCGAGACCGCGTTCGACATCGAGCTGTTCGACCGCAGCCAGCGCACTGCGCGCCTCACCGACAAGGGCGAGGAGATGTTCATGCTCGCGAAGAAGCTGCTCGAGCAGCGCAATGCCGCGGTCGAGCAGTTCAGCCGCGTCGACGTGATCGAGCGCCGCGTGCGCATCGGCGTCACCGAGCTCACGGCCATGACCTGGCTGCCGCGCTGGGTCGAGCTGATCCAGCAGCACTATCCCAAGGTCACGCTCGAGCCCGACGTCGACAGCAGCGTCAACCTGCGCGAGAAGGTGCTCTCGGACGAGCTCGACCTGATCATCGTGCCGGACGCCTTCGCCGACACGCGCATCCCGAGCAAGCCGGTCGGCCGTGTCGAGAGCGCATGGATGTGCAAGCCCGGCCTCGTGGCGCCGCGGCGCTCGATCCGGCTGCACGAGCTCGCGGCCCGGCGCCTGCTGCTGCAGGGCTCCAAGTCGGGCACCGGGCTGCTCTACGACAGCTGGATGAAGGAGCTGGGCGTCGCGCCGGCCGACTCGATCGTGGTGCACAACCTGGTCGCGCTGATCGGTCTCACGGTCTCGGGGCTCGGCGTGAGCTACCTGCCGAAGCAGGCGCTGGGCCCGATGGTGGCCGACGGCCTGCTGCTGCGGCTCGATGTCACGCCAGCGCTTCCGCCCGTCACCTACGTCGCGATGTACAAGGGCGAGCACCGCAGCGCGCTGCTCGCCTCGGTGGTCATGCTGGCGCAGGAATGCTGCGATTTCACGCGCATGTTCCAGGCCGCGGCGTAGGGCCTGTTCACGCTATTTCCGGGGTCGCGGAAATAGCGTGAACAGGCCCTATGGCGACGGTCGTCAGACCCCCTTGTTGTTCGGGTTGCGGTAGATCTCCTTGACCGGCTCGGTCATCGGGAAATTCAGGTTCGCGTTGCTCGGTGGAATCGGCCGCATGAACCACTTCGCATAGAGCTCGTTGATGGCGCCCGACTTCATGATGTCGGTCACCGTCTTGTCGACGAGCTCCTTGAACGCCTCGTCGTTCTTGCGGTACATGATGCCGTAGGGCTCCTGGCGCAGCGATTCCTGGCTCAGGATCTTGTAGTCGCCCGGCGACGGCGAGGTCGCGATCAGGCCCGCGAGCTGCACGTCGTCGAGGATGTAGGCCACCGTGCGGTCCGACGCGAGCATCAGGAAGCCGTCGGCCGTGTCCTTCGCGGGCAGGTCCTCGACCTCGATGTTGCCGGTCTTGCGATAGCCGCGCAGCAGCTGCACGCCGGTGCTGCCGGCCACGGTCGACACCTTCTTGCCGTTGAGGTCGGCAAAGCTGTTGATGCCCGAGTTCTTCTTGACCGCCGCCGTGATGTTGGTGACGAAATGGCTCGGCGCGAACGCCACCTGCTGCTGGCGCTGCACGGTGTTGGTCGTCGTCGCGCAGTCGAGGTCGACGCTGCCGTTGGTCAAGAGCGGGATGCGGTTGGTCGAGGTCAGGATCGTGTAGCGGACCTCGAGCTTGGACAGGCCGAGCCTGGCCTTGATCGCGTCGACGATCTTCAGACAGATGTCGTTGGTGAAGCCGACCGGATCGCCACCGCCGGCCGGCTTGTACGAGAACGGGATCTGGCTGTCGCGCCCGCCGATGTTCACGACGCCGCTTTCCTTGATCTTTGCGAGCGTGTCGCTTTGCGCCATGGCGCTTGCGCACAGGAGCGCGGCGGCGATGCCGAGCGCGGACGGGAGAAGTCGTTTCATCTTCGAGAAATCCCTCATTGAACGGAGTTCGCAGCACCCGGCTCGCGGGCTTTCGAAGGCGATTCTGCGCGCGGGATTGCAAGACCAAAAGCGATTAAATTTCACCATCCAACGATCGGAAAAGTGATACGTCGATCGCTTCAGCGCGGGGCAAAAAAGTCAGGCTCGCGCGCCGCGTGCGCGCTACGCGCCGGCATCGAGAAAGCGCACCCGCCCGGTCTGCAGCTCGTACACGGCACCGACCAGTTTCATCAGGCCTTCGCGCTCGCGCGCCTGGGCTTCGGGTGTGGCACGCAAGGCGCGTACGGTGTGCCGCACGTTGGCTTCCACGGCCTGGCAGAGCAAGGCTGCCGGAGGCTGCGAGGCGTCGAGCCCCTCCAGGACGGGAACGATGTTCTCCAGCAGGATCTCGATCCTGCTCTTGTGCTCGGCGCCACGGAAGCGCGAAGCGATGGCGGCTTCCACCGCGCCGCATCCCTCGTGCCCCAGCACGACGAAGAGCGGCGTCTGCAGATGCGAGCCGGCGTACTGCAGCGTGCCGAGGATGCTCGAGCCGAGGACATTGCCCGCGACCCGGATGACGAACAACTCGCCGAATGAGGCGTCGAACACGAGTTCGGGCGGCACGCGGCTGTCGCTGCACCCCAGGATGGTCGCGTAAGGCTGCTGGCCCTTGGCGAGTTCGGCCAGGATCTCCTTCTGAACGGTCGGAAAGCGTGCGCGGCCCTGGACAAAGCGTTCGTTGCCCTGCTGAAGACGCTCGAGCGCCTCCGCAGCGGTGCACGGAGGGGAAAAGCTTGCCATGCCCCTTCAGGCGAAGTTGTCGCGCAGCACCTGCACGGTCAGCTTGCGATGCTTCCAGAACAGGTCGTGGATCCGCGGGACCAGCATTCGCAGTCCTTCGGGCGAGGCGCCTTCGAACGTGGCGATGGCCGCCGGCCGCGAGCCGTCGCTGGCCACCCGCTCGAGCGCATCGCAGGTCGGGAAGCCGTACTTGGCGAGCAGTTCCCGCAGTTCCTCGTCGGAGGTGTCGGGTTCGATGTTTCCGATCCAGATGCGTGCCATACCGGTTCCTCTTTCGTGGTGGTGATCGAGCCGGAGGCCAATGCTGCGCCGGAAGTCCACCCGCGGCAAGAGGGTCACAGGGAGGTGCTCACATTGGCCATGGTCGCCTGCATCAGCGCGACGACCTTGTAGGTCTCGCCGGCTTTTTCGGGAAACGCCCTTACCTCGCCGGTACAGACGGCGAGGAACCGGCCCGCGTTGACCACGCGCCCGATCGCCAGAAAGCGTTGGCCCACGGCCGGTCTGAGGAGGTTGAGCTTGAACTCCGCGGTGACGACATCGAACCCGGGCGGCGCCTTGGTCAGCGCCGCGTAGCCGCAGGCACTGTCGACGATGCTCGTGGTCGCGCCGGCATGCAGGAATCCGCGCTGCTGGGACAGGGTGCTCGAGAACGGCAGCTCGATGTGGACTTCGCCATCCGCCACCAGCGCGAGGCGCGCGCCGATGGTGGTCATCATTCCCTGCGCGGAAAAGCTGTCGAAGATTTGTCGATGAAGGTCGTCCATGGGAGTCCCGGGAAGTGAAGGCAGGGATGGCCCCTGCCGAAGAGGGTTGCTCATTCTCTTGTGACGGTGCGGCGAGCGAGGAGGTCCACGTAGGCGGAGTCGATCAGCTGGTCCGGTCGAATTCCCAACCGGCCCATGAGTTCGTGGGCCTCGCGGACACCCGATTCCGGCGACTCATCATCGCCAAGAACGACTTCGAGCTCCAGAAAGTGCCCCAGGCCTTCGACCCTGTCGAGATGAACCCGCGTCCTCCCCACCAGGAACAGCGTGCGCAGCTTTCGCACGCGCCCGACCTGTCCATAGGCCAACGAAAGCGACTCGCGCAACGATTCCGGCTCGGACGTTGCCGAGCGGATGTAGAACGACTCCTTGGGGCCCGACCGGTCCGCTCTCCTGTAGAAGATGAGCTCTCCCTTGTCGGAAGAGAACGCACGCAGCTTCAGCCTTCCAGTGTCACAGCGGAAGAAGGTGTCGTCCTGAGCAATCTCCACGGGTCCGGAATTCGCGATGCTCGCCACCGCCGGAATGAGCGACTCGACGTTCTCGACACTTGCCTTGATTTCGATATTGCGGGCCATGGTGCAGCAGTCTATTTCGCAGCCGCCGCGCCAGACCCCGTCCGCTCGCCGAGCAGAAAACCCACCGCGCGGCGCCACCACGCCTCGTCGACATACCGGATCCAGTTGTTGTGGTCCGCACCGCGAACGACCTCGATCCGCTTGGGCTCGGAGAGCGCTTCGTGCAGCGCGATGCCGAAGCGGGCCGGAACG
This region includes:
- a CDS encoding carbonic anhydrase, producing the protein MASFSPPCTAAEALERLQQGNERFVQGRARFPTVQKEILAELAKGQQPYATILGCSDSRVPPELVFDASFGELFVIRVAGNVLGSSILGTLQYAGSHLQTPLFVVLGHEGCGAVEAAIASRFRGAEHKSRIEILLENIVPVLEGLDASQPPAALLCQAVEANVRHTVRALRATPEAQAREREGLMKLVGAVYELQTGRVRFLDAGA
- a CDS encoding ABC transporter substrate-binding protein is translated as MPGKFLRFLLCAALLAAGASSPAQQPAKKTVRIGYLAAVSAVADAPRLAAFRQGLRDLGYVEGQNLQIDYRHESEDLGRLPQHAADLVAMNIDVLVAVTTNAAQAAKKTTSTVPIVFMGVTDPISAGLAESLARPGGNATGITNVAAILTGKRLEILKETNPKMVRVAVLWDPKAPGSIPQWEASQQPARQLGLELYSMEASSAQSYAEAFRQAVQAGSHAVWVTLNPVANSNQKLIADLAIENKLPSICARGDYAENGCLMAYGPGYGNEGKDGARYVVRILKGAKPADLPIEQPTKFELLINLNTAKRLGYVIPRSVLTRADRVIQ
- a CDS encoding LysR family transcriptional regulator, with translation MTFKQLEALYWIGELGSFALAANKLHTSQSAVSKRVHELETAFDIELFDRSQRTARLTDKGEEMFMLAKKLLEQRNAAVEQFSRVDVIERRVRIGVTELTAMTWLPRWVELIQQHYPKVTLEPDVDSSVNLREKVLSDELDLIIVPDAFADTRIPSKPVGRVESAWMCKPGLVAPRRSIRLHELAARRLLLQGSKSGTGLLYDSWMKELGVAPADSIVVHNLVALIGLTVSGLGVSYLPKQALGPMVADGLLLRLDVTPALPPVTYVAMYKGEHRSALLASVVMLAQECCDFTRMFQAAA
- a CDS encoding class IV adenylate cyclase is translated as MARNIEIKASVENVESLIPAVASIANSGPVEIAQDDTFFRCDTGRLKLRAFSSDKGELIFYRRADRSGPKESFYIRSATSEPESLRESLSLAYGQVGRVRKLRTLFLVGRTRVHLDRVEGLGHFLELEVVLGDDESPESGVREAHELMGRLGIRPDQLIDSAYVDLLARRTVTRE
- a CDS encoding PaaI family thioesterase — protein: MDDLHRQIFDSFSAQGMMTTIGARLALVADGEVHIELPFSSTLSQQRGFLHAGATTSIVDSACGYAALTKAPPGFDVVTAEFKLNLLRPAVGQRFLAIGRVVNAGRFLAVCTGEVRAFPEKAGETYKVVALMQATMANVSTSL
- a CDS encoding amino acid ABC transporter substrate-binding protein, whose product is MKRLLPSALGIAAALLCASAMAQSDTLAKIKESGVVNIGGRDSQIPFSYKPAGGGDPVGFTNDICLKIVDAIKARLGLSKLEVRYTILTSTNRIPLLTNGSVDLDCATTTNTVQRQQQVAFAPSHFVTNITAAVKKNSGINSFADLNGKKVSTVAGSTGVQLLRGYRKTGNIEVEDLPAKDTADGFLMLASDRTVAYILDDVQLAGLIATSPSPGDYKILSQESLRQEPYGIMYRKNDEAFKELVDKTVTDIMKSGAINELYAKWFMRPIPPSNANLNFPMTEPVKEIYRNPNNKGV
- a CDS encoding aminotransferase class V-fold PLP-dependent enzyme, translated to MTAVHGELFPTPLMAQIKSRFHYVDHDMNGRERLFFDNAGGSFRLKAAVEQAGRIDALPDCPERIHELARYLQDVQAKGSQDFRTMLNAQGGSVYASLTASGAMFDMVRAIAENVPGTNMVTTVLEHPSSFDAMSLYAERLGRELRVAPSNPVTGGVDVEAIVGLVDQDTALLSVIYASNISGAKLDIASIVKRAREVKPDLYIVVDAVQHAPHGLIDLEKTPIDGINVAPYKFFGCRGSGMSWLSERASVLPHHKLAGKSRDFWDLGSAAPWQFAVISEITDYVSWLGSQFSGASARRTLFARGIERIELHERALLTRLLHGSDEAPGLRAIEGVQVFLDHDDLSRRDLILAIGIDGLEHAQAVREYEKRGVIVYERVATSLYSKRMLQSFGLEGAIRVSPLHCHSAADIDRFLRITGEMAAQVAAGLIRAD
- a CDS encoding DUF6502 family protein, yielding MDARSKMHQALEAAVTNVLRALFRVLLRHSMSYSAFDELARRAYVEVAMKDFAIDGKKSTISRASILSGLTRKEVRRLLSLPARESVESGGERYNRAARVLTGWVRDPDFLDDAGEPRALPMDGPRGFAELVRRHSGDMPARAVLDELHRVGAVHWHDDQHVQLHARAYVPAGSESDKLGILGQDVAALIATIDHNIQHGAGDPRFQRKVMYDAIPRSDLPAFRKLSATQAQSLLERMDRWLQVRDRVATAGKDDDCAGTPRMRIGLGIYYFEEPEAPSSQGETR
- a CDS encoding DUF4382 domain-containing protein, producing the protein MKIQRFLAAGVASCSLLLAACGGGGGGFAGGGIGGTGASADKGTMRVSMTDAPACGYDAVNVTIDKVRVNQSSDAADTASGWVDIALASPQRVDLLTLTNGVLFPLGEAPLPAGKYQQMRLVLVDNTQANPLANSVKPTGGSETPLDTPSAQQSGLKLNMNVDVPAGQVLDVVMDFDACKSVVKRGNSGHYNLKPVITVVPVVNSGGQRIQGWVDPSLAAGTTFISLQSQSQPVKASIPDGGGRFVLFPVPVGNYDLVVTSADHATAVVMGVPVSATAVTSVGSDSVRINPPGTLMRAVSGTVSPASATVRALQNLSGGPGIEVASPPVDATSGAFSLNLPIGAPVRAPFAANASSFGFTADSAVAGLYTMQANSNGSVQSTAIDTNAPVPPLSFNLP
- a CDS encoding RNA recognition motif domain-containing protein, with the translated sequence MARIWIGNIEPDTSDEELRELLAKYGFPTCDALERVASDGSRPAAIATFEGASPEGLRMLVPRIHDLFWKHRKLTVQVLRDNFA
- a CDS encoding RNA methyltransferase; the protein is MRIHELRRRLHEAGAGPLHEHRVLRLWSHALPRNSGRRLPESFFPSSLLAALPGIEADLAALARIHSVHPGSDGSERLLVALADGQTVESVLLPRGGLCVSSQVGCAVGCRFCMTGRDGLLRKLGSAEIVAQVALARQRRPVRKVVFMGMGEPAHNLDNVIEAIDLLGTAGDIGHKNLVFSTVGDPRAFERLQEGRVKPALALSLHTTRAELRRKLLPRAPNLAPEELVAECERYARATGYPIQYQWTLLEGINDGEDEIEGIVRLLSGKYGVLNMIPFNTVDGTGFNRPSFERCRQIARTLHERGILTKLRYSAGQDVDGGCGQLRARVGEVQQVRMLDLRSVEPG